Below is a genomic region from Ancylomarina subtilis.
TCAACTTCTTTTACATCCCACTCATTAGCAGCAGTAGTCCAATCAGGGTTACCCACACTAGTAGTTTCTTTTCTAATTAAGGTATGGTTCATTGTTGCGTTTTCAATACCAGCAACTGCCCAACCTTTATCTTTTCCTGGATCTTCAGACTGAATTCCTACAACATCACATAAACTCCATCCTGCATCAACTTTTTTAAATAAGCCTACAGCATCATTACCATTAAAGTGAGCTGGAGAAGGATAAGCTAGTTTTAAATTGGCTTTATCTATAATAGATGCATCCAATTGATCAGCAGCAATAACAAAAATCGCTTTGTCAGCAAGTTTTCCTTCTAAAACGATAGCATCACTCCAATCACCACCATTCGATCCTGTACGGATAGTGTAATTTGCCAAATCGATTTCAGCACCAGTTGCATTATAAATCTCAATATATTTGTTGTTTGAAGATCCTTCAGTATATTCAGAGAAATAAACTTTCTCTCCTGTTGTAGGATCTGGCTCTACAGCTTCAGCAAAACGTGCTCCTGTTAAGTCTAAATCTTCTATACCTCTCAATGCAATCTGAAAGCCTGAACCAAATGTATTTAGAATACCTGAAATTGAACCACTACCTTCAGGAACAACTTCTGTATTAAAGTTTGCATAGTTATTATTACTAATCTGAATTTTCTTTTCATCTGCAGTAACAAATTTAATAGCAGTATAACCGCTATTATCTTTATCTCCTAATAACTTGCCCATATCAGCAGTTACAACCTGCACACCTGTCACCTTAACTAAGGTTCCAACCATCTCAGGTGTTAAAGTTGAGATATCGCTCACCTCTTTAGGTGTGATGGCTTTATCTTTATCACCAGCAACAATTAAAGATTGAAGATTAGTTTCAGGAATACGTGATACTTTATACTTATCATCTGTAGCCTCAAATCCTAAAGTAAATGTATCATAGTATTTTGCAATATAAAAGCCTGCAGCTTTTACGAATACTTCCTGACCTGCTACAAACGTTTCATATAATTTAGCATCTTCTTTTAAGCAGCTAATTTTTACAGCCACATCGCCATCCTGTACATAAATTGCCTGATAAAAGTTGTTTGATTCCGCTTGATTAGAAACAACAATTCCTTTAAAAATAAAATCAGCAGGAACTTCAACTGCATCCCCAGTTGTAAGAGCGCGAAGATCAGCAATTGTTTTGTTAGCCACAGGTAATTCTGGCGTCGGATCTACCGGATCTGGATCAATTGGCGAATCGCTATCGCTACTACATGAAGTCATAGAAACAGAAAGTCCCATGATCAAAGCAAAAAATAAGTAATGTAATTTTCTCATCTTACAGTTCTTTGTTTAGTTAGTAATTGGATTATAAAAAAATGAAAAGCAAGCCATGCGAGATGACTTGCTTATATGATTATTCTGTTACTTTAATATCGTCTAAACGGTAAGTAGTGGTCTCAGTCTTACTACCTGTATATTTAAATGCTATGGATATGTGCTTACCCGCAATAACTGGCAAAGCAACATTGCCTGAAGATATCCAGGTATGATCTCCGTCCGTTTTTTGAGCAATGGTTACATCTAGAGTTTGCCAATTGGCCGTTTTATAATTGCTACCATCAAAATCATCAGCATAAAGAATCTCTAAAGGCTGATTGTCACCCAAGTGTTCCCAATAAGCTTTAGCTGTTTTTAAGGATAACTGCTTCTGAACAGAAACACTTACTGCCGGGGATATTAACCATGAGATAATTTCTTCATCATTTGATTTGTAACCTGAAGCTTGAGCATACACATCAGTATTATAAACTTTTGATATCCAATCACGAGTTCCTTTTTCCTTAATACTATGCCATCCTGTTAGTCCAATAGAGGCATTATCGGTTAAATTAGAAAAATCTACATCGAAATTATCAACTTGAGTTAGTGTGCCTGAATATTCTCCACTATTCGTTCCAAATCTGTCTCCAGTCAATTGAACATCATCCAATCTATTAATAACAAATTGCGGCTCTCCATTGTGATAACTTAACACTCCGGTCACACTACCGCTTCCTTCCGGCGTAATCAAGTGAGCAAATTTCGAATAATTACTTGTAAACAAAGGCAAATTATTTCCATTTGCATCGTTTAATTCGATTGTTGTTTTAAATGGAAATGCAGCATTGTGTTCAGGACCAATGACACCCCAAGTTTCTCCGGGATTATTCAGTTGAACATTATTAACGGTAACTAATGTAAATTTATAGTTACTATTGCTTTTTAACTCAGCTATAGTTCTCACTGCTGGAGTCATTGCAACAGGATACTTGTCTTTAAAAATATGAGCATCAATTGATGGTGATGGAATAGGAGCTAATCTGTATTCCTTAAATTTTTCCTGATCTCTATACTTATAAAAATAGAAAGAGCCTCCCAATTGAACTTCATTACCATATTTTCCAAGCGTCAACCCCTTACACTTTACAAATATCTTTTGTCCTTGAGCAAAACTTGTAAATAACGATGACTCACCTACAGAAATATTGATTCCTTGTGAATTTCCTTCAAGATCACCTTGAATCACAATATTCTTATAGAAATTCCCTTCTTTATCATCAGAGATGACATAACCAGAAATGTAAACATCTTCTTCAACAGTAAGAAATTCATCTGCTTTAAGATACTTTCCTGTAGAAGGAATTGCATTGGTATAAATAGATTTTAGATCCGCAATAGAGATTAAGCTTGCTTCAGCAGGTATCTCAAATGTTGGTTCTACTATTGTTGGTTCCGCATAATCGTCGTCAATACAGCTGTTCAGAAACAGCAACCCCATTAGCGCTACGATTATAGATAATGATATATTTTTCATCTTTAATTTCTTTTTATATCAACCGATTAAAATCTAAAACTCATGTTTAAGAAGAAGTTTCTTCCATAAGCATAATATAATTTAGGAGGGAATTGAGAAATATCGTATTCACTCTCATACTTACTGTCTGTTTTAATTCTTGATTGTTCGTAACCTCCAGTTATGAAATCAGTATTATTAAGAACATTTGAAACAGATAAATTAATATTGATATAATATTTGTAGTCAATTCTCCACGATTTACCAATATTCAGATCTAACGTAAACTGATCATCTAATCTTGTCTGTTTTGTTACTTTATCCAATAAACCTGTAAATAGATCAGCAGATTCAATATCATCAGAAAGGTCTTCAACTTGCTTATAACGATCAAAAGCAGCTTTAGTTCTACGTAAAGGATTATAGCTTAAATACATTTCACGGTAGTAGTTGGCATTAACTCCAACCCACCAGTACTTATCACTTGAGTACTTTAAACCTACTGTATAAGCTTGTTGAGGATATCCGGTTTCTTTAAAATCAGTCACATAAACAGGAACGGCATCCTGTACTGGCTTATCTTCATTATCAGCAATCATGGTCAGCAATGGGCGTGAGTCATATTTATGCTCCCCAACTGCTATAGCACCAATTAATGACAACTCATCTAGGAGCTTGTAATCGAAGCCAATTTCAATTCCCATATGCGTTTTATCAACACCTGACTGAATTGAATTCACAAAAGTTCTTGATTCATCATGATAAAACCCCATTGTTTTAATCTGATCCATGAACTTAGTATAATAAGCATTCGCTTTTAATTTAAAGTTTGGAGAACGATATGCATAACCCAAATCTGCAGTCATAATCGTTTCACTATTGTTCTGACCTTTATCTTTCAAAGAAGTGTGACGAGTACGAGGTGATAAAAACACATTACGGAAAGAAGGTGCTTTAGTCATATAACCTGCATTGGCAAAGAAATAATTTTTACCATCCATTTTATATGTTACTCCAGCTTTCACACCATAATTGAAATAGTTAAGCTTCTCACTTTCTCCTAAAGAATTATCCTGAAATAAGCCTTTACGCACTTTCGAATCTCTCCACATAGTCGTTTGAGTCAAACCTAAAGAAGCATAGTAATCAAACTTATCGAAAGAAAAGTTAGCTTGTGAAAATCCTGAAATTTTATCAACATGAGCGTCATAATCGTGACCGTAAACGTCCCCTTCCTTCAGCATTTGAGCTTGACCATTTTGAAGAAAATAATCGTAATCGTTTTGAACTCGGTCAACACGCTCCTGAGTAGTAAATACTTTTTCAGGATCTTGTCTTGTGGCAAACTTATCGACATTGAAGATAAAATCAGCTCCCATTAAATCATCAACCAAAGTGTAAGTACGAGCTTTGTATGAATTATAATTAGCACCAGCAATAAGTTCAATATTCTTACTCAACTCATGCTTAATGTTGATATCTGCTATAATTTGCTCGACATCACGTCTACGGTCTTCAACCATATATCGTGCATGTTTTCCATAGTTCTTACCATCTTCACCTATATAATCAGGATTATTATATAGATTTTTTTCGTACATCTTATCCCAATTCAATTGAGAGTTTGCCTTAAAATGATCAGCAATTTCACTATTATTTGCATTCGCAGGATAAATAGCCAAATTACGATAATAATCAGGTCGAGGATCAGCCGCATCAATCCAATTTAAGGCAGTACGACCACTTTCACCTTTGATTAAAGCTATACTTGTTTCAACTTTAGTTTTTGAATTCACATCCCAATAGTGCTTTAAGATAGCAACAGGCGTATGCGATTTTTGCATTTTAGCGTTACGCTTTTTGCCATCTTGCCATCCCCAGTTTGGGTTGTAGTAATTTGAACCTACAATATCATAAGCAGCTTGAACTGATGCGCCAGAACCTCCTCTTGTACTAGGTGCTCCAAAAACCGTTAAACCAATACTATGATGATCGTTAATTTTTTTCAATGCTGATAGGAAGTAGCCATAGGCATCATATGATGTACCATCGATATAACCTTCTTCTGACCAACGTTTTGATCCAGAAACTGTCAAAGCCCAACCATTATCCATCATACCTGTTGAATGAGTAATCATTGCACGGTTACGGTACGAACGATTAGACATTGAGTAAACCAATTTAGTACCCTTACGGTAAGAATCTGCTTTTGTATTGATATTGGTATTTCCTCCAAAGAAACCAAAACCATTATTTGTTGGCGCTAAACCATCAGAAACTTCCTGATTGCGAGTCACGTCATTTAAACCTCCCCACAGATACCAGTATGCTCTTCCATTCTCCATATTATTCATTGGAATACCATTGAAGAATACACCTGACTCTTCAGAACCATATCCTCGACGACGGAAACGAGCTGAACTAAACGTGTAAGCCGCAGCTGCATTGAATGGGTCTTTAGAAGAATTCAACATTCCAGACACAGCCATATCGCCTAAATCAGCGTCAACCTCTTCATCAGTAATCGAAGTTACATCCAACTCATCAAGCGATGGTAAAAATTTATTCACTTCTAAAACCAAAGTTCCCAGTGAAGTATTTTTTCCTTCAACAACATCAATTGTCTCAGTTAGACTAATAAATCCTTCTTGATTTAATTCAATCAGATGTTTTCCCTCAGAGACATCGGCAATCAAAAATTGACCATTCTCATCTGTATATACCCAATTGCTTGTACCTAGAACCTGAACTTGAACATGTTCAAGATATTGTCCATCCTTAGCACTTTTTACTTTTCCACTTACAGTACCCGTTTGAGCTTGTAAGGTAAAAGACATCAGAGTCCCCACCAACAGGAACAGAAAAATCTTCTTCATAAGAATTATTAAAGTTTGATATAAATAGTCAATGATAGAAATCTCTCAATCGTGTCCATGTTTCCCCCGAAACACAATCGATTGCAAATACAAAGACGGTTTGAAATTCTACTTTAAAATAAGAAAGTGGAAAGAGTGCCTTTTAAAATTACAGATCACATTTAAGGTGAACATGCACTGGCACTGAACACTATACTATAAACTGTATAGTCCGTTCTAGAGTCGAACGGTATAAAATGGTGCTTAAGAGGAGCAAAATTAGTATTTTTTTTCAGAAACCATTGTTTTTAAGACACAAAATTCGATTATTCAATTACTTAACGAAATATAAATGAATGATATCTGTCTGGAAAAAAGTGAAGCCATATCCAAAATATATTAGGCTATTCTCAAAAAATATCTTAATTTCGCCAGCGGAAAACAATCATTTTTAGCAAAACCAGCACAAATTAATTCGATCCCCCCGAATTAAGACTTCGTTTTCTAGTCCACTCCATTTGAAAATAATTTCTCACCCTTGTTCATGAATTTTTGCAACTGCATCCAATGAAATCGTTCCAAAATGAATAAAACAATGGCCGTGAAGTTTAAGCTTTAAAATCAAACTTAAATTATAGAATAAGCCCTTACGACATTGTACGAATTCGCTTATTTTATCAGGGATTACAATAGAAAAAATAAACACATGAAGAATTTTAAATTCAAACAGCTAGGTCTATTAGTTCTTTTAGCATGCTTCCTTTTCAATGTAAATGGGGTTTCTGCTCAAAAAAAAGAAAAAGAAATTGCATGTATCGGTTTCTACAATCTTGAGAATTTATTTGACACCCTTGATGATCCTGAAAAGCGAGATGATGAATATACGCCCGAAGGAAAAAACAAATGGACTGAGAGTAAATACAAAGCCAAGCTTTTTAATATGGCTCATGCTATTTCTTTAATTGGGAAAGAAGGCTGCAAAGAAGGCTTCTCAATTTTAGGTGTTTGTGAAGTCGAAAACCGCAAAGTTCTTGAAGATCTCGTTGCAGAACCAGCACTTGTAAATCGTAAGCTTCAAATTGTACACTACCCTTCTCCTGATAAACGTGGTATTGATGTTGGACTACTTTACAACCCCAAACGTTTTGAAGTCATCGAATCGAAAAGCTTCAGATTACATGCGTTTAGAAATG
It encodes:
- a CDS encoding DUF5689 domain-containing protein — its product is MRKLHYLFFALIMGLSVSMTSCSSDSDSPIDPDPVDPTPELPVANKTIADLRALTTGDAVEVPADFIFKGIVVSNQAESNNFYQAIYVQDGDVAVKISCLKEDAKLYETFVAGQEVFVKAAGFYIAKYYDTFTLGFEATDDKYKVSRIPETNLQSLIVAGDKDKAITPKEVSDISTLTPEMVGTLVKVTGVQVVTADMGKLLGDKDNSGYTAIKFVTADEKKIQISNNNYANFNTEVVPEGSGSISGILNTFGSGFQIALRGIEDLDLTGARFAEAVEPDPTTGEKVYFSEYTEGSSNNKYIEIYNATGAEIDLANYTIRTGSNGGDWSDAIVLEGKLADKAIFVIAADQLDASIIDKANLKLAYPSPAHFNGNDAVGLFKKVDAGWSLCDVVGIQSEDPGKDKGWAVAGIENATMNHTLIRKETTSVGNPDWTTAANEWDVKEVDYWLSIGIRGIGEDNGGNTGGNEEAAVEVTTGEHALNFTDLVLNSGAYTDADYTVDGVKWSIVQGRPASDYADVTHDGEALMLGKSTSSIKSVKVTKGIKRFSVDFYRGYTSTKERKIELFVNGESKGVSEVVTDDTKKTFVVEGINVSGEVTIELKNVSVDGKQVIIDNLKWETME
- a CDS encoding DUF5689 domain-containing protein, with protein sequence MKNISLSIIVALMGLLFLNSCIDDDYAEPTIVEPTFEIPAEASLISIADLKSIYTNAIPSTGKYLKADEFLTVEEDVYISGYVISDDKEGNFYKNIVIQGDLEGNSQGINISVGESSLFTSFAQGQKIFVKCKGLTLGKYGNEVQLGGSFYFYKYRDQEKFKEYRLAPIPSPSIDAHIFKDKYPVAMTPAVRTIAELKSNSNYKFTLVTVNNVQLNNPGETWGVIGPEHNAAFPFKTTIELNDANGNNLPLFTSNYSKFAHLITPEGSGSVTGVLSYHNGEPQFVINRLDDVQLTGDRFGTNSGEYSGTLTQVDNFDVDFSNLTDNASIGLTGWHSIKEKGTRDWISKVYNTDVYAQASGYKSNDEEIISWLISPAVSVSVQKQLSLKTAKAYWEHLGDNQPLEILYADDFDGSNYKTANWQTLDVTIAQKTDGDHTWISSGNVALPVIAGKHISIAFKYTGSKTETTTYRLDDIKVTE
- a CDS encoding carboxypeptidase regulatory-like domain-containing protein, producing MKKIFLFLLVGTLMSFTLQAQTGTVSGKVKSAKDGQYLEHVQVQVLGTSNWVYTDENGQFLIADVSEGKHLIELNQEGFISLTETIDVVEGKNTSLGTLVLEVNKFLPSLDELDVTSITDEEVDADLGDMAVSGMLNSSKDPFNAAAAYTFSSARFRRRGYGSEESGVFFNGIPMNNMENGRAYWYLWGGLNDVTRNQEVSDGLAPTNNGFGFFGGNTNINTKADSYRKGTKLVYSMSNRSYRNRAMITHSTGMMDNGWALTVSGSKRWSEEGYIDGTSYDAYGYFLSALKKINDHHSIGLTVFGAPSTRGGSGASVQAAYDIVGSNYYNPNWGWQDGKKRNAKMQKSHTPVAILKHYWDVNSKTKVETSIALIKGESGRTALNWIDAADPRPDYYRNLAIYPANANNSEIADHFKANSQLNWDKMYEKNLYNNPDYIGEDGKNYGKHARYMVEDRRRDVEQIIADINIKHELSKNIELIAGANYNSYKARTYTLVDDLMGADFIFNVDKFATRQDPEKVFTTQERVDRVQNDYDYFLQNGQAQMLKEGDVYGHDYDAHVDKISGFSQANFSFDKFDYYASLGLTQTTMWRDSKVRKGLFQDNSLGESEKLNYFNYGVKAGVTYKMDGKNYFFANAGYMTKAPSFRNVFLSPRTRHTSLKDKGQNNSETIMTADLGYAYRSPNFKLKANAYYTKFMDQIKTMGFYHDESRTFVNSIQSGVDKTHMGIEIGFDYKLLDELSLIGAIAVGEHKYDSRPLLTMIADNEDKPVQDAVPVYVTDFKETGYPQQAYTVGLKYSSDKYWWVGVNANYYREMYLSYNPLRRTKAAFDRYKQVEDLSDDIESADLFTGLLDKVTKQTRLDDQFTLDLNIGKSWRIDYKYYININLSVSNVLNNTDFITGGYEQSRIKTDSKYESEYDISQFPPKLYYAYGRNFFLNMSFRF